DNA from Macrobrachium rosenbergii isolate ZJJX-2024 chromosome 21, ASM4041242v1, whole genome shotgun sequence:
GTGGGTACTGAAGGTGGCTTTCTTCGAGATGATTACACAAAAATAAACGCAAAACCACCAACCTATAAATACTACAAATATACTTTACACGTTATATGAAAGAAGAATATTGTCTACACCCTTTCGTCACGTGACTTTGTGCTCTTGCtgattctgtccataagggttttcagctgaagacttaCAGAGAAAGAGGATCAAGGCTTGGCTTCTCATTGCTGTGCTTACAAAAATTTAGGAGAGAGACCCTGCCTTTACTTGCAAAAATTTTAGAGAAAAGCCCCTCCTTTACTTACAAAATTTTACGAGACCCTTCCTTTACTTGCAaaaattttatagagagagagagagagagagagagagagagagagagagagagagagagagagagagagagactctttaatGTTTAGTTCGGGACCCTTCCTTTACTCTGAAAAATTTTACAGTGACCTTTCCTTCACTtacgaaattttttttagaaagagagaCCCTTCCtttacttacaaaaattttttttagaaagagagaCCCTTCCtttacttacaaaaattttttttagaaagagagaCCCTTCCtttacttacaaaaattttttttagaaagagaaCCCTTCCTTTGCTTTCAAAAATCTTACAGAGAGACCCTTCCTTTGTTTTCAAAAATCTTACAGAGAAACCCTTCCTTTGCTCTCAAAAATTTTACAGAGAGACCcttcatttactttcaaaaattttactgAGGAGACCCTTCCTTTActtacaaatttttattcttagaAAGACAGACCCTTCCTTtacttacaaattttatttttagaaagacAGACACTTCCTTTACTTACAAGCATCAAGGGGACTCGGAGACGTCTGCCCAGTAGGGTACAGAGCCACATACTGGTCCAGGGCGTAAGGCGAAGGAGGCATTGACGGCGCAAAGCCATAGCAGCCTTCGTCTTCTTCCGAAAGCACGTGATGGTTCGGGAGCCCCTCGCAGGGCAAATCGTACAAGTCTTCTGGAAGGGCGTGGGTACCAaggccgccgccgccgccaccaccaccaccaccaccaccaccaccaccacaagcCATTGCTGCGCATGCGCCACCGTGCAGGTGGAGTTCCTCTAGAACTGGGGGACTGGGGCTGCTGATATAGGAAGAATCTCCTGAATGGGAAGTCATGTTCGATGAGGGCGAATCTGCTgagaatggaagggggagagaagAAAGAGCGATAAGAGATAAGACCCGATTAGAATGTGAGAAAGGAGTGATGCCAGTAGGAAGGCATCCTAAACAGGAAGTGAGCGTAtccttatgtgtatgtgtgtgtgtgagagagagagagagagagagagagagagattatatcgtCCAACCATTACATGTCGCGTGAGGCTACTGGGATTACGCTGTTCATAGTGACAATACGTTTACACAcgttaaaacaaatatatgtatatatatatatatatatatatatatatatatatatatatatatatatatacatatatatatgtgtgtgtgtgtgtgtgtgtgtgtatgtgtgtgtgtgtgtgaatatgtgtgcaCCGTGGACTGGAGCAAATGAGAAACGACATACACAATGGTACCTGAACGCAGACTTAGAGTAATGTTTCATGGGGAAACATCCTAGGGACCAAGTAACAAGAGCAATGGCAATAagctagcaataataacaacaatgccaaagaggagaagaagaagaagaagaagaagaagaagacaggagaAAAACGCGAAAAATACCTTCTCGTCTGTCGTATGGGTCCTGTCGGTGACTACTTCTGATCTGGTGATAGAAAAAAGAGCCGTTGACGGGGTCCAGCCTTTGGAAGGCCTCTAAGGACATCTGTAGGAGTGTCCAACCATCCACTTCCGCGAAGTTCCTCAGGGAGGCGTCGCATACGTTGTGGGCAGAACACACAGACTTGAGGTACGAGTAGACTTCCTGGGTGGTGGAGTGGAGAATGGGATAGATAAAATTTAGAGCAGTCactgggggggggggtttctgttataaggtcattcagtgctgaaaaggtaCGATAATCCTATCTTTTCGTTGTAAGTACCGGCATTTTTTCCAGGCACGGGTTAATTTaatatcccctctctctccctccccctacctccctctctctttctctccctctcttccctccccgacccctctctctctctcttccctcccctctctctctcttcccccctctctctctctccttccctctctctctctttctctctcgctctctctctctccttccctctctctctctttctctctcgctctctctctctccttccctctctctctctcttcccccctctctctctctcgctctctctattccctccctccctttctctctctctctctctctctctctctctctctctctctctactatgagAAGTTTATAATCACGTACTTCAGATGTCCATGTTATTTCAGGCAGACGTGGAATTCTCGCCGAAAAGTAACTGCCTGAATAGTCCTCTGATCTGCcagaaaaaaaggggaataataataataataataataataataataataataataataataataataataatggagaaacaaacccacagttatttACGGGTgtgcatatttaaaaataaatttctaaatatccataaataacagtggatttgtttcgccatttcaagactcatgctactatgagtaatatttaataataataataataataataataataataataataataataataataataataataataatagccagaTATGTCAGCAAAAACAGAAacgattacaataataataataataataataataataataataacaataataataaaaatagctcaTACAAATAGCAACTAGATGAGGAAGAGTTTGTCATATTAGATAAAATTAGGGCGGCTTCTAACTTCGAATAAAGCGACACGAGAATAAATCTTTCCCCCtggcagagaaagaaaataaaaaaaaaagacattttacaataagaaaataagaagaaaataaaaaaattctgtcaacagaaaagaaataaataaaaattatagtgaTTGGATTAGTTGGTTAGAAGAGAAGGCAGAATATGCTTAACATTATcgtgcacaatatatatatatatatatatatatatatatatatatatatatatatatatatatgtgtgtatatatatatatatatatatatatatatatatatatatatatatatatatatatatatatgagaccatTGATAAGGAAAGATGGCATGAGATGAAATtatgtactgactgtcccttgaTTGATGTCTTTAATATGAACTGCcaaatggtaaatttttacaaagaaCATTCATAGCGTTCATTCAATGGCACCTAAGGTCACAGGTATTCTAATTACGTATGCAACATCACCAGGATCATCGGATTTTGCAAATGCATCAAACGTAGGGAATGATTAGAAGTTTGGGTTAGGATTCACGATGAAAGTCAGTACGTACACATTACACTTTGCAAGAGAAATATTGTCCATCAAATATCCGGAAATAATGAAACACTGGTGAAAATGCACTGATCAATGATGGATTGTGGGTCTCTTTTACCAAAAGGTTTTCCAGCTCTTGAAGGACGCGGGTCTTTTCTCCCAATAGGGTTTGCTGCCCTCAGGGAAAGCAGACATCTTCCAAAAGGTTTCCCAGCTCTCAAAGGACGTGGATATTTTCTTCAAACAGGTTTTCTTCTACACTGAAGGAGAGCAGACATCTTCTAAAGGGCTTTTTCAGCTCTCAAAGGATATGGGTATTTTctatcaacagtttttttttttttttttttttttttttttgcctttacgGAGAGCAGAAAGACTTCTTCCAAAAGGTTTTCCAGCTCTCAAAGGACGTGGACATTTTCTTCCAATTGGTTTTCCTGCCCTCAAAAGAAACAGGATTCTCCCAAAAGGTTTTCCAGCTCTCAAAGGATGTGGGTATTTTCTTCCAACAAggctttttttctttaaggaaaacAGACTTCTTCCAAAAGGTTTCCCAGCTCTCAAAGGATGTGGGCATTTTCTTACAATAAGTTTTCCTACCCTCAAGAGAAACAGACTTCTTCCAAAAGGTTTCCCAGATCTCAAAGGATGCGGGCATTTTCTTCCAATAGACTTTTCTGCACCAAGGGAAAGCAGGTATATGCTTCCAACAGTTTTTCTGCTCTCAAGAGCAATGGGCATCTTCTTCCAAAAGCGTTTATCAGCTCTCCAAGGAAGAAGGCATGCCCAGGAAGGCTTCTGGCCTcaagggaaattgaaagtttgcttctaacaggttttttttttttatctcgtggaAAGCAGGTGCCTTCTCACAGCAGATATTTCTGCCCTTAAAAGGCCAGTGGGCATCACTTGTCCCACAGATACTTTTATCCTTAAAAGTCCAGTGGGTATCACTTGTCCCACAGATACTTTTATCCTTAAAAGGCCAGTGAGCATCACTTGTCACACAGATATTTCTGTCCTTAAAAGGCCAGTGGGAAAGCAGGTGCCTTCTCACAGCAGATAGTTCTGCCCTTAAAAGGCCATTAGGCATCACTTGTCCCACAGATACTTTTATCCTTAAAAGGCCAGTGGGCATCACCTGCCCCACAGATATTTCTGCCCTTAAAAGGCCAGTGGGCATCACCTGTCCCACAGTCTTCCAGCCCTCAAGGAATTAAGCCTAATCCAAAAGGTTTCcctaccatcaagagaagcaagcATCTTCTTCCAAGTGTTTCAGTCCTCAATGGAAGAAGGAATCTTCTTCCAAAAGGATTTCCTGTCCTCATATGAAATGTGCGTCTTCCAAAATGCTTGCCGCCTCTGAAGGAATCTGGTCATTTTCCAAAGGGGTTTCCTACCTTAAAATAATTTGGACATTTCCCTCCAATGCAATTTTCTACAGAGCTGGCAGGTTCTAATacaaaagggaggaaaaaaaaaaaaggctgatttACGGCTGTAAAAACAGCGAAGAGCAGCAGATTAGCACAGAAAAGTGGCATATGTTACTCTATCTTAAGACATTAGTTTCCAAGATTCTCCGATAGCATGGTTAGGCAGTTGCTAAGGGCTACTCACAGTGCAAAGGTTAAGTGATACTAGGCTTGGTTagtcgggaaaaaaaaaaaaaaagctaagacaATGGCCTCCAGATGGCCTGCTCATGATGAATACAGAAAACGCTTCCATATCTTTCTGCAATACTCTATATCTCCTAATGTGTTATTCAAGATGTAGGCATATCATTAAAGCATGTTCATGTTTGCTTGCACATACAAGAATGcgcatatacatgcacacatacacaaacacacacacacacacacatatatatatatatatatatatatatatatatatatatatatatatatatatatgctcttcctttccaatatgttgtcacgccagttttaatagtcacaaatcaatcaatcaatcccttCCAGTACCTTAGGTTTTCCTTTCCCTGCTTGCTCCTGTCATCTGCGAATTAAACACTATTTCACTAACTTGCTtcattccattctctccacatgacagAACCATCTCAAATCACTGACCAGTCTTTTCACCTAAGATAACCTCTTTACCGCTGCAATCTATTTCCACATCTATCATTCATTCAGTTCTCCTTAGGGCAATTATTCTTACACAAACAATTCAGCCACCTGCCTTagcattttttatctatttattcaacACTCAACATccgcacttcacttccataaaggagagttggctcaacaatctcttCAAACATACCCAAATTGGATTCCATAAACTGCTCCACCTGTTATTTGAATTTCTCTCATTCTGCCATCATCTTTTATACCGATTCCAAAATACCTATAAGACGTATACAGCATTCATTGAAATCAATGTCTTTTATGTCCTAATTAACTTTTTGGTCAGTCAACAACAAATGTTCATCAACAATGTAAAAGCCTttgatttcagttatatatatatacacacatatattatatatataatgtagatatatataatatatgaatatatatatatatatatataatatatatatat
Protein-coding regions in this window:
- the LOC136849431 gene encoding uncharacterized protein — translated: MKSMALEPLPLLDEREIQCYFQSEDYSGSYFSARIPRLPEITWTSEEVYSYLKSVCSAHNVCDASLRNFAEVDGWTLLQMSLEAFQRLDPVNGSFFYHQIRSSHRQDPYDRREADSPSSNMTSHSGDSSYISSPSPPVLEELHLHGGACAAMACGGGGGGGGGGGGGGGLGTHALPEDLYDLPCEGLPNHHVLSEEDEGCYGFAPSMPPSPYALDQYVALYPTGQTSPSPLDASAGSYYPDNFSTLDDPSNMRPSPPVYGEQQHSPCPDFLVQRFPCLNVDGTNSSQSPVGSRNTRRGANLQVLQISGFKKKKNASLFMA